CGCAGCTTCCGCCAGTTCGCCGTAGGCCAGCGACTTGCCGCTCGCGTGAAGCACCCTGCCGTTTTCGGCGCGGCAGCTCGCCGGCTCGACCTGCCAGCGCCGGGCGGCGGCGGCGATGAGCATCTCCCGGGCGGCCGCTCCCGCCGTGGAAAGGCGCTCCCACTCGGTGCGCACGCTGGTGCTCCCCCCCGTCACCATCGACCCGAAGGTCGTATGGTTGTAGATCGCAGCCACCGGCGACGCTTCCACCACCACCTTCTGCCAGTCGCACTCGAGCTCCTCGGCGATCAGCATCGGCAGCGAGGTGTAGACCCCCTGCCCCATCTCCGATTTGTTGATGATGAGGGTGACGGTGTCGTCGGCGCCGATGCGGATGAAGGCATTGGGCTCGTAGAGGGGTGTCTCAGCCGCCGCCGCTTCGCGCAAGAGGCCTGAAACAGGAATATGACAGCCGAGAACCAGCCCTCCCCCGAGCAATGCCCCGGTCTTGACGAAGTCGCGACGGCTCATCTTCACGATCCCGCTCATTTCTTTCCCCCTTTCCCCGTCTCGTTCGCCGCCGTGTGGATGGCGCGGCGGATGCGCTGATAGGTCCCGCAACGGCAGAGATTCCCCTCCATGGCCCGATCGATCTCCGTATCGCTCGGCTTCGGCTGCTCCTTGAGCAGGGCCACGGCGGCCATGATCTGGCCTGGCTGGCACCAGCCGCACTGGGAGACCTCGTCGGCGAGCCAGGCCCTTTTGACCGGATGGCTTTCCGGAATGCCCTCGATGGTCGTAATTTTCTTCCCCTGGACGTCGCCAACCGGCATCACGCAGGAGCGCTCCGCCTTCCCGTCGATATGGACGGTGCAGGCCCCGCAGAGCGCCTCGCCGCAGCCGAACCTGGTGCCGGTGAGGCTCAACGACTCCCGGAGCACCCACAGCAGCGGCGTATCGGGCCGGACATCCACCGAATACTTCTTCCCGTTCACATCCAGAGTAATCATGGGGGCCTCCCTGTGTTTCCTGATTGTTTGTTGAGATGCCTTTTCAGAACGCGGGTCGCACCAGCAGCGATTCAAGGGCGTGGTGCGAAGCTGATCTTTTTCACTACCCGGTGCGCCAGCATCTCCGTTTTCGGTCCGGGCCACATGCTCACCCTGACCTCGATCTCGGCGCTGCCGGTCCCTTCGGGGAGTTCCTGGATGAACCTCTCCGTCAGGGTTTTGCCGGGCTGCAGGGAAAAATCGATGATCTCCTTGATCTGCCAGGCGCTCATCCGCTGGTTGCCGTCGAGGTCGAGCCCGATCTCCCGGTATTCCTTCCTCCCCAGGGGGATGATCTCCCCGGTGTCAGTCGTAGCGGTCGCTTCCAGGACCACTTTGCCCGACCACAGTCAGCCGTCGGGAACCCTGTGTCCGGCCCGGTTGCCGAGGCTGACGCTGACCACAGCGGCGGGAAGCCACCGACCCGGGTGCAGCCTGACCCCCACGGCACTCGCCTCCAGGGTGATGGCGTCCCTGACGGCGTCAAGGTCGTGCCGGCCGGGCATCCGGTGGCCGCGCCCTTTGGCCCGCATGTGGCAGTCCTGGCAGCTCTCCAGCCCCCCATTGGCCCGGTAATGATCCTGATAGCTCTCGTACAGAGAGGTGCAGAAGGCGGTCTCCCGGTCCGTCGCGGTGTAGAGGCTGTGACACTGGCCGCAGAAAGAGGAGGAGGTGAGCGCCGATGATCTGGCGGTGCCATGGGCAGGAGAAGGCGTGCCGGTCGGGCCGTAGTAGACTCCCGGCTGCGGCGCACCCTGCAGGTTCTTCTCCACGGCAGCCTTGAGATTGTGGCAGGACACGCAGTTGACGTTCAGCCGGGCCAGGCTCTTCCGGGCGGCTTCCTGGCCGGCCGCATCCTTGTCGTCGGTAGCGGCGACGACCAGCCGCGCCACTTCCCAGACCAGGGATTCGGAGGCGTCCTTCAGCTGGGGGGCGTGGCAGTCCATGCAGCGCATCAGGTCTTCCTTGCGGAATTCCCTTTGCCAGTCTCTTTCTACAGCCTCGATGAATTCCCGCAGTACGCCCAGGGAATTGACGCCGGAGCGGGCATGATACGACGACGTCCATTCTTCGTAGATAACAGGATGGCAGGCCTTGCACGCTTCAACGTCGTACGCCCGGACGAGTTCGTCGAGACACGCGATTTCTGCCCGGGCCGCGGCCGGCAGGACCAGAAGAAAAAAAAGCAGGAACCCCCGCATATCGCCTCTCCCTTCCTTGCGGAGCTTACCCGCGATTCTTGAGTGCCTCGTCAAATATACACAGCGGAGAGAAATCTGCCAGTCGGACGCCCCAAGCTTTTTTTTCGGCGCAAAATCGGCTATGGTAGCCACTCGCTTCCGAACGCCTGTCCTCCGTTCCTCAAGGATCCCGATGCCGCCTCAGGTTTCCCGCAGCGCCACCCTGTTCGTCGTCTGCACGGCCCATTTCCTCATGCCCTTCATGATGTCCGCCGTCGGTGTGGCGCTGCCCGCCATCGGCCGGGAATTTGCCGCCAGCGCCCTGCAACTGGGATTGGTGGAGACGGTCTACGTGCTGTCGGCCTCCATCTTCCTGCTTTCCATGGGGCGGTTGGGGGACATTCACGGCCGCCGGCGCATCTTCCAGTACGGCATCGTCATCTTCACCATCGGCGGCGGGGCGGTGTCGCAGGCCTGGTCGATCGAGGCGTTGATCGGCCTGCGTTTTCTGCAGGGGATGGGGGGCTCGATGGTGATGGCCACGACCCTCGCCATGGTGGTCTC
This Desulfuromonadales bacterium DNA region includes the following protein-coding sequences:
- a CDS encoding (2Fe-2S)-binding protein codes for the protein MITLDVNGKKYSVDVRPDTPLLWVLRESLSLTGTRFGCGEALCGACTVHIDGKAERSCVMPVGDVQGKKITTIEGIPESHPVKRAWLADEVSQCGWCQPGQIMAAVALLKEQPKPSDTEIDRAMEGNLCRCGTYQRIRRAIHTAANETGKGGKK
- a CDS encoding MFS transporter, with the translated sequence MPPQVSRSATLFVVCTAHFLMPFMMSAVGVALPAIGREFAASALQLGLVETVYVLSASIFLLSMGRLGDIHGRRRIFQYGIVIFTIGGGAVSQAWSIEALIGLRFLQGMGGSMVMATTLAMVVS
- the extKL gene encoding multiheme c-type cytochrome ExtKL, whose product is MRGFLLFFLLVLPAAARAEIACLDELVRAYDVEACKACHPVIYEEWTSSYHARSGVNSLGVLREFIEAVERDWQREFRKEDLMRCMDCHAPQLKDASESLVWEVARLVVAATDDKDAAGQEAARKSLARLNVNCVSCHNLKAAVEKNLQGAPQPGVYYGPTGTPSPAHGTARSSALTSSSFCGQCHSLYTATDRETAFCTSLYESYQDHYRANGGLESCQDCHMRAKGRGHRMPGRHDLDAVRDAITLEASAVGVRLHPGRWLPAAVVSVSLGNRAGHRVPDG
- a CDS encoding molybdopterin cofactor-binding domain-containing protein — translated: MSGIVKMSRRDFVKTGALLGGGLVLGCHIPVSGLLREAAAAETPLYEPNAFIRIGADDTVTLIINKSEMGQGVYTSLPMLIAEELECDWQKVVVEASPVAAIYNHTTFGSMVTGGSTSVRTEWERLSTAGAAAREMLIAAAARRWQVEPASCRAENGRVLHASGKSLAYGELAEAAAKLPVPTEIRLKSPASYRLIGKPRLRLDSPAKIDGSARFGLDVQLPGMLTAVIARPPVFGGQVVSFKSEKAKAVPGVQQVVQVPSGVAVVAAGFWPAQKGREALEIVWDDGAGATLSTTGMREEYAKLARTPG